In Schistocerca serialis cubense isolate TAMUIC-IGC-003099 chromosome 3, iqSchSeri2.2, whole genome shotgun sequence, the following proteins share a genomic window:
- the LOC126469620 gene encoding larval cuticle protein A3A-like, whose translation MSIKVQVVLALAACVAAAAGGLVPAAPLVAKAAVVDTQFDPLPQYSFAYNIQDTLTGDSKSQQESRNGDVVQGSYSLVEPDGNVRTVLYSADPVNGFNAVVQRGPLVHKAAIAHV comes from the exons ATGTCGATCAAG GTGCAGGTAGTGCTGGCTCTGGCGGCGTGCGTGGCGGCGGCGGCTGGAGGGCTCGTGCCTGCAGCTCCACTCGTGGCCAAGGCGGCCGTCGTGGACACCCAGTTCGACCCCCTGCCGCAGTACAGCTTCGCCTACAACATCCAGGACACGCTGACCGGCGACTCCAAGTCGCAGCAGGAGAGCCGCAACGGCGACGTGGTGCAGGGCAGCTACAGCCTGGTCGAACCCGACGGCAACGTGCGCACCGTGCTCTACTCGGCGGACCCCGTCAACGGCTTCAACGCCGTCGTGCAGCGCGGCCCGCTCGTCCACAAGGCCGCCATCGCGCACGTCTAG